A DNA window from Streptomyces canus contains the following coding sequences:
- a CDS encoding carbohydrate ABC transporter permease translates to MTSTTSPSTSRPAPRATTAGARRTARGQRRRSVGRRSTPLTIVMLAVLAYFLLPLFWLAVSSTKSTQDLFTTFGLWFSHAPQLLDNVRETLTHDDGVFLHWLLNTVLYSVGSALGAALLAAAAGYGFAKYRFRGNNAAFALVLGAIMIPTTALAIPTYLLFAKVDLVNTPWAIVLPSLVSPFGLYLMRIYAADAVPDSLLEAARIDGAGELRIFVTIALRLLAPGLVTVVLFTLVATWNNYFLPLIMLNDPKLYPVTVGLSSWASQAFGGGSGANSNMLALVVTGSLISVIPLVVAFLLLQRYWQSGLATGGVKQ, encoded by the coding sequence GTGACGAGCACGACTTCCCCTTCCACGTCCCGGCCGGCCCCGCGCGCCACCACGGCCGGCGCACGACGGACCGCCCGTGGACAGCGCCGGCGGTCGGTCGGCCGCCGCAGCACACCGCTGACCATCGTCATGCTGGCCGTCCTGGCCTACTTCCTGCTGCCGCTGTTCTGGCTCGCCGTCTCCTCGACCAAGAGCACCCAGGACCTCTTCACCACCTTCGGTCTGTGGTTCTCGCACGCCCCGCAGCTGCTCGACAACGTCCGGGAGACGCTCACCCACGACGACGGGGTCTTCCTGCACTGGCTGCTCAACACGGTCCTGTACTCCGTCGGCAGCGCACTCGGTGCCGCCCTCCTGGCCGCCGCAGCCGGCTATGGATTCGCCAAGTACCGGTTCCGGGGCAACAACGCGGCCTTCGCCCTGGTCCTCGGCGCCATCATGATCCCGACCACCGCGCTGGCCATTCCCACCTATCTGCTCTTCGCGAAGGTGGACCTGGTCAACACGCCTTGGGCGATCGTGCTGCCCTCCCTGGTCAGCCCGTTCGGCCTCTACCTCATGCGCATCTACGCCGCGGACGCCGTCCCGGACAGTCTCCTGGAGGCCGCGCGCATCGACGGGGCCGGTGAACTGCGCATCTTCGTCACGATCGCGCTGCGGCTGCTGGCTCCCGGCCTGGTGACCGTCGTGCTCTTCACCCTCGTGGCGACCTGGAACAACTACTTCCTGCCGTTGATCATGCTCAACGACCCGAAGCTGTACCCCGTCACGGTCGGGCTGTCCTCCTGGGCGTCCCAGGCCTTCGGCGGCGGGAGCGGCGCGAACAGCAACATGCTCGCGCTCGTGGTGACCGGTTCCCTCATCTCCGTCATCCCGCTCGTCGTCGCCTTTCTGCTCCTGCAGCGGTACTGGCAGAGCGGTCTGGCCACCGGCGGCGTCAAGCAGTGA
- a CDS encoding LacI family DNA-binding transcriptional regulator: MRRGTGRGGSSGAPRSVDVAQLAGVSQKTVSRVYNDEPYVSAEVRRRVLEAGEELGYRLNNAARALASGRTRSIGVVTLGTALYGPASLIMGVERAVRDTGYALRVVNTLEGDPTGVAGAVDSLLEQGVDGIVISEPIDDGHGDDLSARVDVPVLVLGAPPLSMPRTLAAGVGADLMARTATEHLLELGHDTVHHLAGPWRWYAARDRLEGWRSTLAAHDRAIPRVVEGDWSASSGYTAGRELARDPDMTAVFAANDDMAIGLIRALTEAGRRVPEDVSVVGFDDIPVAAYVTPPLTTMRQPFDTVAQEGLKRLVHSIENPDAPPLSAGEPPVDLVVRASTGPPPPTRTIPGRDRALASSPSGSRTGPPRDGGASTYH; encoded by the coding sequence ATGAGGCGAGGCACAGGGCGGGGCGGCAGTTCCGGTGCACCGCGCAGTGTGGATGTGGCCCAGCTGGCGGGTGTCTCCCAGAAGACCGTGTCCCGGGTCTACAACGACGAGCCGTACGTCTCCGCCGAAGTGCGCCGACGCGTCCTGGAAGCCGGTGAGGAACTCGGCTACCGGCTGAACAACGCCGCCCGGGCACTGGCCTCCGGGCGTACGCGGTCCATCGGCGTGGTGACGCTCGGCACCGCCCTGTACGGACCCGCCTCACTGATCATGGGGGTCGAACGTGCCGTACGGGACACGGGATACGCCCTTCGCGTGGTCAACACCCTGGAAGGCGACCCGACGGGCGTCGCCGGTGCCGTCGACTCACTCCTGGAGCAGGGCGTCGACGGCATCGTCATCTCCGAGCCGATCGACGACGGACACGGTGACGACCTCTCCGCCCGCGTCGACGTACCGGTCCTCGTCCTCGGGGCGCCACCCCTGTCCATGCCGAGGACGCTGGCCGCGGGCGTCGGCGCCGATCTGATGGCGCGTACGGCGACCGAGCACCTGCTGGAACTCGGACACGACACCGTCCACCATCTCGCCGGTCCGTGGCGGTGGTACGCCGCCCGGGACCGCCTGGAGGGCTGGCGGTCCACGCTCGCCGCGCACGACAGGGCGATACCCCGCGTCGTCGAGGGCGACTGGTCTGCCTCCAGCGGCTACACGGCGGGCCGCGAGCTGGCCCGCGACCCCGACATGACCGCGGTGTTCGCCGCCAACGACGACATGGCGATCGGTCTCATCCGCGCACTGACAGAAGCCGGCAGACGGGTGCCGGAGGACGTCAGCGTCGTGGGTTTCGACGACATCCCCGTCGCCGCCTATGTGACTCCCCCTCTCACCACGATGCGCCAGCCCTTCGACACCGTGGCACAGGAGGGGCTCAAACGCCTCGTGCACTCCATCGAGAACCCGGACGCGCCACCCCTGTCGGCCGGTGAACCACCCGTCGACCTCGTGGTCCGCGCCTCGACCGGGCCCCCGCCGCCGACCCGGACGATCCCGGGCCGAGATCGGGCCCTGGCCTCTTCTCCGAGTGGAAGCCGCACCGGCCCACCCCGGGACGGAGGTGCATCCACGTACCACTGA
- a CDS encoding beta-galactosidase, with protein MTSRSITDRLGGLAFGGDYNPEQWDEAVWKEDDELMCRARVNLATVGVFSWALLEPEEGRYDFAWLDAHLDRLHANGVAVDLATPTASPPPWFTLAHPDALMVQPDGTRLVHGSRDTYCLTAPAYRNAARRIAAVLAERYGDHPALVLWHVHNEYATLCYCDHTAASFRVWLRARHGSLDALNEAWGTAFWSQHYTSWEQVLPPRATNWHKNPGQELDFRRFWADEVTAAYCEQRDAIRAHSDRPVTTNLMLPAYQNVDLWALARELDVVTCDQYPSAPGLAAAADVAFHADRARSLGGGRPWLLMEQGTSTVYDGDRVLAKEPGDILRHTLGHIARGSEGALFFQWRQSRAGAETWHSAMVPHAGPGSRIFREVAQTGEAVARLGELAGSTVSAPVAVLHDPDAWWALGVDGLPSTELDYHAALARAHRTLWDSGVTVDFAHPEHELSRYPLVIAPALFLLSDGSAENLRRYVAGGGTLLVQHASGSVDDRLHARLGGYPAAPLREALGIRVEEYRPLRRDERITLSDGTQGTAWSESLHAESAETLATYTHGMLAGSPAVTRNAFGTGHGWYLSTRLDDAGYGALVARLLDETGMGRETPGLPPQVEAVTRHTADGRRWRFLINHGAEPVPLPEPAHDLLTGGTVTELAAGGSAVLRIA; from the coding sequence ATGACCTCGCGCAGCATCACCGACCGCCTGGGCGGACTCGCCTTCGGCGGTGACTACAACCCCGAGCAGTGGGACGAAGCGGTCTGGAAGGAGGACGACGAGCTGATGTGCCGGGCCAGGGTCAACCTGGCCACCGTCGGCGTCTTCTCCTGGGCCCTGCTGGAACCGGAGGAGGGGCGCTACGACTTCGCCTGGCTGGACGCCCACCTCGACCGGCTCCACGCGAACGGGGTCGCCGTGGACCTGGCCACCCCCACCGCCTCCCCACCGCCCTGGTTCACCCTGGCCCACCCGGACGCACTGATGGTCCAGCCCGACGGCACCCGTCTCGTCCACGGCAGCCGGGACACGTACTGTCTCACCGCACCCGCCTACCGGAACGCGGCCCGCCGGATCGCCGCGGTGCTCGCCGAACGCTACGGCGACCACCCGGCCCTCGTGCTGTGGCACGTGCACAACGAGTACGCCACTCTGTGCTACTGCGACCACACCGCGGCCTCCTTCCGGGTGTGGCTGCGCGCCCGCCACGGCTCGCTGGACGCCCTCAACGAGGCCTGGGGAACGGCCTTCTGGAGCCAGCACTACACCTCCTGGGAACAGGTGCTGCCGCCGCGTGCCACGAACTGGCACAAGAACCCCGGCCAGGAGCTGGACTTCCGTCGCTTCTGGGCCGACGAGGTCACCGCCGCGTACTGCGAGCAGCGGGACGCGATCCGCGCACACAGCGACCGGCCGGTGACGACCAACCTGATGCTGCCCGCGTACCAGAACGTCGACCTGTGGGCCCTCGCCCGTGAACTCGACGTGGTCACCTGCGACCAGTACCCCAGCGCACCCGGCCTGGCCGCCGCCGCCGACGTCGCCTTCCACGCGGACCGCGCCCGCTCCCTGGGCGGCGGCCGTCCATGGCTGCTGATGGAGCAGGGCACCAGCACCGTCTACGACGGCGACCGGGTCCTCGCCAAGGAGCCGGGGGACATCCTGCGCCACACCCTCGGTCACATCGCGCGCGGTTCGGAGGGCGCCCTCTTCTTCCAGTGGCGGCAGTCCCGGGCCGGCGCCGAGACCTGGCACTCGGCGATGGTGCCGCACGCAGGACCCGGCAGCCGGATCTTCCGCGAGGTCGCACAGACCGGAGAGGCGGTCGCCCGTCTCGGCGAGCTGGCGGGATCGACGGTCTCCGCGCCGGTCGCCGTCCTGCACGACCCGGACGCCTGGTGGGCACTCGGTGTGGACGGCCTGCCCTCCACAGAGCTCGACTACCACGCGGCACTCGCCCGGGCCCACCGCACGCTGTGGGACTCAGGAGTCACGGTCGACTTCGCTCACCCCGAACACGAGTTGAGCCGCTACCCGCTCGTCATCGCCCCGGCCCTTTTCCTGCTCTCCGACGGATCCGCAGAGAACCTGCGCCGCTACGTCGCGGGAGGCGGAACACTCCTCGTCCAGCACGCGAGCGGCTCCGTGGACGACCGCCTTCACGCCCGCCTCGGCGGCTATCCCGCCGCTCCCCTGCGCGAGGCGCTGGGCATCCGGGTCGAGGAGTACCGGCCGCTGCGGCGCGACGAGCGGATCACCTTGTCGGACGGCACGCAGGGCACCGCCTGGAGCGAGTCCCTGCACGCCGAGAGCGCCGAGACGCTCGCCACCTACACCCACGGGATGCTCGCGGGCAGCCCGGCGGTGACCCGGAACGCCTTCGGCACCGGGCACGGCTGGTATCTCTCGACCCGCCTCGACGACGCCGGCTACGGCGCACTGGTCGCCCGGCTGCTCGACGAGACCGGAATGGGCCGCGAGACGCCGGGGCTGCCCCCGCAGGTCGAGGCCGTCACCCGGCACACCGCGGACGGCCGCCGCTGGCGCTTCCTGATCAACCACGGCGCCGAGCCAGTGCCCCTGCCCGAGCCCGCCCACGACCTGCTCACGGGCGGCACGGTCACCGAACTGGCCGCCGGCGGCAGCGCCGTACTCCGTATCGCCTGA
- a CDS encoding ABC transporter substrate-binding protein has protein sequence MRRSNSTPSQSQMSRRLLLTAAGAVSLGAALSACGGGDGGGSASSSSKPVSQADIDTAMKKPTELTFWTWVPDIDQEVALFEKKYPAIKVKVVNAGQGVQHYTKLRTAIKAGSGAPDVAQMEYQAIPTFTITDSLLDLNPYGAAKLKDTFVDWTWGQVSGPKGEIWAIPQDTGPMGMLYRADIFEKHGIEPPKTWDDFAAAARKLHKADPEVYLTNLAGNEAAAWHGLLWQAGAKPYATSGKGNVSIDVDDTISKKLATYWGGLAQEGVIGVEPDFTDAWFSALNKGKYATWITAAWGPVFLAGSAKSTAGKWRAAPLPQWDTSKPSSGNWGGSTSAVIKQSKNPIAAAVFAQFLNSDPASAKLFNTKQSFFPATKPLLEDPSFTGAAAPFYGGQKVNQAFADIGETVSPDFQWPPFLDQAVTDWTETVGTALTRKKDAVAALDAWQSRLTTYAKAQGFTVKAP, from the coding sequence ATGCGCAGATCCAACTCCACCCCCAGTCAGTCCCAGATGAGCCGTCGGCTCCTGCTCACCGCCGCGGGAGCGGTCTCGTTGGGTGCCGCTCTGTCCGCCTGCGGCGGCGGTGACGGCGGTGGTTCCGCCTCCTCGTCCTCGAAGCCGGTCAGCCAGGCCGACATCGACACGGCGATGAAGAAGCCGACCGAGCTGACGTTCTGGACGTGGGTTCCGGACATCGATCAGGAGGTCGCGCTCTTCGAGAAGAAGTACCCGGCGATCAAGGTCAAGGTCGTCAACGCGGGCCAGGGCGTGCAGCACTACACGAAGCTGCGCACGGCGATCAAGGCCGGCAGCGGCGCTCCGGACGTGGCGCAGATGGAGTACCAGGCCATTCCCACGTTCACGATCACGGACAGCCTCCTGGACCTGAACCCGTACGGCGCGGCCAAGCTGAAGGACACCTTCGTCGACTGGACCTGGGGACAGGTCAGCGGCCCCAAGGGCGAGATCTGGGCGATCCCGCAGGACACCGGTCCGATGGGCATGCTGTACCGGGCGGACATCTTCGAGAAGCACGGCATCGAGCCGCCGAAGACCTGGGACGACTTCGCCGCCGCGGCACGCAAGCTGCACAAGGCCGACCCGGAGGTCTACCTGACCAACCTGGCCGGGAACGAGGCGGCCGCCTGGCACGGACTGCTCTGGCAGGCGGGCGCCAAGCCCTACGCGACCTCAGGCAAGGGCAACGTCTCCATCGACGTCGACGACACGATCTCCAAGAAGCTCGCCACCTACTGGGGCGGCCTGGCCCAGGAGGGTGTCATCGGCGTCGAGCCGGACTTCACCGACGCCTGGTTCTCCGCGCTCAACAAGGGCAAGTACGCCACCTGGATCACCGCTGCCTGGGGGCCGGTCTTCCTCGCCGGCTCGGCCAAGTCCACCGCGGGCAAGTGGCGGGCCGCCCCGCTGCCGCAGTGGGACACGTCGAAGCCGAGTTCGGGCAACTGGGGCGGTTCGACCAGCGCGGTCATCAAGCAGAGCAAGAACCCGATCGCGGCCGCCGTGTTCGCGCAGTTCCTCAACAGCGACCCGGCCAGCGCGAAACTGTTCAACACCAAGCAGTCGTTCTTCCCGGCGACGAAACCACTGCTCGAGGACCCGTCCTTCACCGGTGCCGCGGCCCCCTTCTACGGCGGACAGAAGGTCAACCAGGCGTTCGCCGACATCGGTGAGACGGTGAGCCCCGACTTCCAGTGGCCGCCGTTCCTCGACCAGGCCGTCACCGACTGGACCGAGACCGTGGGCACGGCCCTCACCAGGAAGAAGGACGCCGTCGCCGCGCTCGACGCGTGGCAGTCACGGCTCACCACCTACGCCAAGGCCCAGGGCTTCACCGTCAAAGCCCCGTGA
- a CDS encoding carbohydrate ABC transporter permease → MTATTVASTEEPRRAGPRRRPRGGLRQGAAGPLFVAPFMVLFLLMFLAPLGYAAYLSLFREKLIGGNAFVGLDNYVTALKDPLLRQGVTRVATFLVIQVPLMLLLALAFALALDSGLLRLARVIRLGIFVPYAVPSVVATLMWGYLYGPDFGPFAQLSEKLGLPAPHFLGDGWMPVSLANIVTWEFVGYNMIILYAALRTVPQELYEAAAMDGAGAWRTAWSIKLPALRPALLLTLLFSVIGSFQLFNEPKLLQPVAPDVIDNAYTANLYAYSLAFTGQQVNYSAAVSFFLGLVIVIFSYAVLFIANRRRTS, encoded by the coding sequence ATGACTGCCACGACCGTGGCCTCCACCGAGGAGCCGCGCCGAGCGGGGCCGAGGCGACGCCCCCGCGGTGGCCTGCGTCAAGGTGCGGCAGGTCCCCTGTTCGTCGCACCGTTCATGGTGCTGTTCCTGCTGATGTTCCTCGCCCCGCTCGGCTACGCCGCCTACCTCAGCCTGTTCCGGGAAAAGCTCATCGGCGGCAACGCGTTCGTCGGGCTGGACAACTACGTGACAGCCCTGAAGGATCCGCTCCTGCGCCAAGGAGTCACGCGGGTCGCGACGTTCCTCGTGATCCAGGTCCCGCTGATGCTCCTGCTGGCTCTGGCCTTCGCTCTCGCGCTCGACAGCGGCCTGTTGCGGCTCGCACGGGTGATCCGCCTGGGCATCTTCGTGCCCTACGCCGTCCCGAGTGTCGTCGCCACCCTGATGTGGGGCTACCTCTACGGTCCGGACTTCGGGCCGTTCGCCCAGCTGAGCGAGAAACTCGGCCTGCCGGCCCCGCACTTCCTCGGCGACGGATGGATGCCGGTAAGCCTGGCGAACATCGTGACCTGGGAGTTCGTCGGCTACAACATGATCATCCTGTACGCGGCTCTGCGGACCGTCCCCCAGGAGCTGTACGAGGCGGCGGCGATGGACGGCGCCGGCGCCTGGCGGACCGCCTGGTCCATCAAGCTCCCCGCCCTGCGCCCCGCGCTGCTCCTCACTCTGCTGTTCTCCGTGATCGGCAGCTTCCAGCTGTTCAACGAGCCGAAACTGCTGCAGCCCGTCGCGCCCGACGTCATCGACAACGCCTACACCGCGAACCTCTACGCCTACTCCCTCGCGTTCACCGGTCAGCAGGTCAACTACTCGGCCGCGGTGTCCTTCTTCCTGGGCCTGGTCATCGTGATCTTCTCCTACGCCGTCCTGTTCATCGCGAACCGCAGGAGGACCTCGTGA
- a CDS encoding glycoside hydrolase family 43 protein has product MSEKLRAAATVANPVIPGFHPDPSVCRVGDDYYLVCSSFEYFPAIPVFHSRDLVHWTQLGNALDRPSQLALTAATPSSGGIYAPTLRHHDGRFWLIVTHVTEGGGTMLFTATDPAGPWSDPVRLPGVPGIDPDLAWDENGSCWCTSAGGAQVRIDPYTGETFGPPHKVWAGTPGAMAPEAPHLYRIGAYWYLLIAEGGTERGHGVSIARGRTPDGPFEPCPDNPVLTHRGTHHPVQNTGHADLVQGPDGSWWMVLLGVRPRGGTPGWHVLGRETFLAPVRWVDDWPVVDEVPSVLPVPAWPLVPGPAEEVRDDFDLSELRPQWISVRDRPAGYCTTKERSGHLTLRARGDSLDEPDVVFVGRRQEHLSCRVRVLIDPAEGRGGLAVRLDEEHHYEIEAGEGEVRVLSRVGTLRTVVGSRSVPAGPVVLRLQISDAPPKGPRTGPDLLTLGIEEPDGTFTSLGELDGRYLSTEVAGGFTGRVIGLYAAVGTVHFDWFDYEPLVP; this is encoded by the coding sequence GTGTCAGAGAAACTGCGGGCGGCTGCCACCGTGGCCAACCCCGTCATCCCCGGCTTCCACCCCGACCCCAGCGTCTGCCGCGTCGGCGACGACTACTACCTCGTCTGCTCCAGCTTCGAGTACTTCCCCGCCATCCCGGTCTTCCACAGCCGCGACCTGGTCCACTGGACACAGCTCGGCAACGCCCTGGACCGGCCGAGCCAGCTCGCCCTCACCGCCGCCACCCCGTCGTCCGGCGGCATTTACGCTCCCACCCTGCGCCACCACGACGGCCGCTTCTGGCTGATCGTCACCCATGTGACCGAGGGCGGCGGCACCATGCTGTTCACCGCCACCGACCCCGCCGGCCCCTGGTCCGATCCCGTCCGCCTGCCCGGGGTTCCGGGTATCGACCCGGACCTGGCCTGGGATGAGAACGGCTCCTGCTGGTGCACCTCCGCCGGCGGCGCACAGGTCCGCATCGATCCGTACACCGGGGAGACCTTCGGGCCGCCGCACAAGGTCTGGGCCGGCACCCCCGGTGCCATGGCCCCCGAAGCCCCGCACCTGTATCGCATCGGGGCCTACTGGTATCTCCTCATCGCGGAGGGCGGCACCGAGCGCGGTCACGGTGTCTCGATCGCACGCGGCCGCACGCCCGACGGCCCCTTCGAACCGTGCCCGGACAACCCGGTCCTCACCCACCGCGGCACCCACCACCCCGTCCAGAACACCGGGCACGCGGATCTGGTCCAAGGTCCTGACGGCTCCTGGTGGATGGTGCTGCTCGGTGTCCGGCCACGCGGCGGCACCCCCGGCTGGCATGTGCTGGGCCGCGAGACCTTCCTCGCGCCGGTGAGGTGGGTGGACGACTGGCCCGTCGTCGACGAGGTGCCGTCCGTCCTGCCCGTGCCCGCCTGGCCGCTCGTCCCCGGCCCCGCCGAGGAGGTCCGGGACGACTTCGACCTCAGCGAGCTGCGGCCGCAGTGGATCTCGGTACGCGACCGTCCCGCCGGCTACTGCACCACCAAGGAGCGGTCCGGCCACCTGACCCTGCGTGCCCGCGGCGACTCCCTGGACGAGCCGGACGTCGTGTTCGTCGGCCGTCGCCAGGAGCACCTGTCCTGCCGGGTGCGGGTCCTGATCGACCCGGCCGAGGGGCGCGGTGGCCTCGCCGTCCGCCTGGACGAGGAGCACCACTACGAGATCGAGGCGGGCGAGGGCGAGGTGCGGGTCCTGAGCCGTGTCGGAACGCTGCGCACGGTCGTGGGATCACGGTCCGTGCCCGCTGGTCCCGTGGTCCTCCGCCTCCAGATCTCCGACGCCCCTCCCAAGGGCCCCCGCACCGGTCCCGACCTCCTCACGCTCGGCATCGAGGAGCCGGACGGCACCTTCACCTCTCTCGGCGAGCTCGACGGCCGCTACCTGTCGACCGAGGTGGCCGGCGGCTTCACCGGACGGGTCATCGGCCTGTACGCGGCCGTCGGCACGGTCCACTTCGACTGGTTCGACTACGAACCGCTCGTCCCCTGA
- a CDS encoding beta-galactosidase yields the protein MAVLPARVLFGAAYYHEYTPAYDPELRPDERLKTDLDLMAEANFTVIRLGESVWSTWEPENGRFDLDWLQPVLDGAHERGIAVILGTPTYAVPPWLARQYPEITGERRTGERIGWGARQEADFTHPAFRFHAERIIRKIVARYADHPAVIGWQVDNEPGLHLFHNHGVFQRFVDHLREKYGDVETLNREWGLVYWSHRLSTWADLWTPDGNEQPQYDVAWREFQARQVTEFIGWQADIVREYARPEHFVTTCISYTRQGVADDEMSDRLDIASGNPYYDMQDGLLLPDPTPDEHEQVWKTTGVWSMYQTADWMFSSRQEPFLVTETNANSIGFAWDNRPGYDGQWRQAAWAHVARGARMIEYWQWQTLRFGAETYWGGVLPHSGRPGRTYTEVARLGEEFAKAGPLVAGLEPDADITMVYSMPSKWLMQKYPPLSKPDGSPDPAAYHRIFDPFYRGAFDAGRQVRIVHARQLYERMAPQEAARRHPVLVVPALYIAADATLDWLAAYAHAGGHLVLGPRTGYADHEARARHEPAPGRLAEAAGVQYDEFSNLAGTVPVRAVPGGPLQVSAQATATHWAEGLTVVGAEALASYEHPHFGRWPAVTTHHHGAGRVTCVGTVPNRDLAQALAAWMAPDTHGGWQELPESVTATTGTAPDGRRVHIVHNWSWQPARARTPVNLADVLNGDLVPAGAALDLGPWDVRVLVSADTAADPGVHIPA from the coding sequence ATGGCGGTTCTGCCCGCCCGCGTCCTGTTCGGTGCCGCGTACTACCACGAGTACACGCCCGCCTACGACCCTGAACTGCGGCCCGACGAACGGCTGAAGACCGACCTCGACCTCATGGCGGAGGCGAACTTCACCGTGATCCGCCTGGGCGAGTCGGTCTGGTCGACCTGGGAGCCCGAGAACGGCCGCTTCGATCTCGACTGGCTCCAGCCGGTCCTCGACGGCGCCCACGAGCGGGGCATCGCCGTCATCCTCGGCACCCCGACCTACGCCGTTCCGCCGTGGCTGGCCCGCCAGTACCCGGAGATCACCGGCGAACGGCGTACCGGCGAGCGCATCGGCTGGGGCGCCCGGCAGGAGGCGGACTTCACCCACCCCGCCTTCCGCTTCCACGCCGAGCGGATCATCCGCAAGATCGTCGCCCGGTACGCCGACCATCCGGCGGTCATCGGCTGGCAGGTCGACAACGAACCGGGTCTGCACCTCTTCCACAACCACGGCGTCTTCCAGCGGTTCGTCGACCACCTGCGCGAGAAGTACGGCGACGTCGAGACCCTCAACCGCGAGTGGGGACTGGTGTACTGGTCGCACCGCCTGTCGACGTGGGCCGATCTGTGGACCCCGGACGGCAACGAACAGCCCCAGTACGACGTCGCCTGGCGGGAGTTCCAGGCCCGCCAGGTCACCGAGTTCATCGGGTGGCAGGCGGACATCGTCCGTGAGTACGCCAGGCCCGAGCACTTCGTCACGACGTGCATCTCGTACACCCGCCAGGGGGTGGCGGACGACGAGATGAGCGACCGCCTCGACATCGCCTCCGGCAACCCGTACTACGACATGCAGGACGGCCTGCTGCTGCCCGACCCCACGCCGGACGAGCACGAGCAGGTCTGGAAGACCACCGGCGTGTGGTCGATGTACCAGACCGCCGACTGGATGTTCTCCTCCCGCCAGGAGCCCTTCCTCGTCACCGAGACCAACGCCAACTCCATCGGCTTCGCCTGGGACAACCGGCCCGGCTACGACGGCCAGTGGCGCCAGGCCGCATGGGCGCACGTGGCACGCGGCGCCCGGATGATCGAGTACTGGCAGTGGCAGACCCTGCGCTTCGGCGCCGAGACCTACTGGGGCGGAGTCCTCCCGCACAGCGGCCGGCCCGGTCGCACCTATACGGAAGTCGCCCGGCTGGGTGAGGAGTTCGCCAAGGCCGGACCGCTCGTCGCCGGACTCGAGCCGGACGCCGACATCACGATGGTCTACTCGATGCCGAGCAAGTGGCTGATGCAGAAGTACCCGCCGTTGTCCAAGCCGGACGGCTCGCCGGACCCTGCCGCCTACCATCGCATCTTCGACCCCTTCTACCGGGGCGCCTTCGACGCCGGCCGCCAGGTGCGGATCGTGCACGCCCGGCAGCTGTACGAGCGGATGGCACCGCAGGAGGCCGCCCGCCGCCACCCCGTGCTGGTGGTACCGGCGCTGTACATCGCCGCCGACGCCACCCTCGACTGGCTCGCCGCCTACGCGCACGCGGGCGGCCATCTGGTCCTCGGCCCGCGCACCGGCTACGCCGACCACGAGGCCCGGGCCCGTCACGAACCGGCGCCGGGCCGCCTCGCCGAGGCCGCGGGCGTCCAGTACGACGAATTCAGCAACCTGGCGGGGACGGTCCCGGTTCGCGCCGTCCCGGGTGGCCCGCTCCAGGTGTCCGCTCAGGCGACGGCGACGCACTGGGCCGAGGGCCTCACCGTCGTCGGCGCCGAAGCGCTGGCCTCCTACGAGCACCCGCACTTCGGGCGCTGGCCGGCCGTCACCACGCACCATCACGGCGCCGGCCGTGTCACCTGCGTGGGCACCGTGCCGAACCGCGACCTCGCCCAAGCGCTGGCCGCCTGGATGGCTCCGGACACACACGGCGGGTGGCAAGAACTCCCCGAATCCGTGACAGCGACGACGGGCACGGCCCCCGACGGACGTCGCGTCCACATCGTGCACAACTGGAGCTGGCAGCCCGCACGGGCCCGGACCCCGGTGAACCTGGCCGACGTCCTGAACGGCGACCTCGTACCGGCCGGTGCCGCGTTGGACCTGGGCCCTTGGGACGTACGTGTCCTCGTCTCCGCCGACACCGCCGCTGACCCCGGAGTGCACATCCCTGCCTGA